One Desmodus rotundus isolate HL8 chromosome 4, HLdesRot8A.1, whole genome shotgun sequence DNA segment encodes these proteins:
- the KLF3 gene encoding Krueppel-like factor 3, translated as MLMFDPVPVKQEAMDPVSVSYPSNYMESIKPSKYGVIYSPPLSDKFFQTPEVLSHGMQMEPVDLTVNKRSSPPSAGNSPSSLKFQPSHRRASPGLSMPSSSPPMKKYSPPPPGVQPFSMPLSMPPVMAAALSRHGIRSPGILPVIQPVVVQPVPFMYTSHLQQPLMVSLSEEMENSNSSMQVPVIESYEKPILQKKIKVEPGIEPQRTDYYPEEMSPPLMNSVSPPQALLQENHPSVIVQPGKRPIPVESPDTQRKRRIHRCDYDGCNKVYTKSSHLKAHRRTHTGEKPYKCTWEGCTWKFARSDELTRHFRKHTGIKPFQCPDCDRSFSRSDHLALHRKRHMLV; from the exons TCGTACCCATCTAATTACATGGAGTCCATAAAGCCCAGCAAGTACGGAGTCATCTACTCCCCACCATTGTCGGATAAGTTCTTCCAGACCCCGGAAGTCCTGTCGCACGGGATGCAGATGGAGCCGGTGGACCTCACGGTGAACAAGCGGAGTTCACCGCCCTCGGCTGGGAATTCTCCTTCCTCGCTGAAGTTCCAGCCCTCGCACCGGAGAGCCTCACCCGGCCTGAGCATGCCATCTTCCAGCCCGCCGATGAAAAAGTACTCACCGCCTCCCCCGGGCGTGCAGCCCTTCAGCATGCCACTGTCCATGCCGCCGGTGATGGCCGCTGCCCTGTCCCGGCACGGAATCCGGAGCCCGGGCATACTGCCAGTCATACAGCCAGTCGTGGTGCAGCCCGTCCCCTTCATGTACACCAGTCACCTCCAGCAGCCGCTCATGGTGTCCTTGTCCGAGGAGATGGAAAATTCAAATAGTAGCATGCAAG tacctGTGATTGAATCATATGAGAAGCctatattacagaaaaaaattaaagtagaacCTGGGATTGAACCACAGAGGACAGATTATTATCCTGAAGAAATGTCACCCCCTTTAATGAACTCAGTGTCCCCCCCGCAAGCATTGTTGCAAGA GAATCACCCTTCAGTCATAGTGCAGCCTGGGAAGAGACCTATACCTGTGGAGTCTCCGGACACCCAAAGGAAGCGGAGGATACACAGATGTGACTATGATGGGTGCAACAAAGTGTACACTAAAAGCTCTCACTTGAAAGCACACAGAAGAACACATACAG gaGAAAAACCTTACAAATGTACATGGGAAGGATGCACATGGAAGTTTGCTCGGTCTGATGAACTCACAAGACATTTTCGAAAACATACTGGAATCAAACCTTTCCAGTGTCCAGACTGTGACCGCAGCTTCTCCCGTTCTGACCACCTTGCCCTCCACAGGAAACGCCACATGCTAGTTTGA